Below is a window of Cottoperca gobio chromosome 12, fCotGob3.1, whole genome shotgun sequence DNA.
CAGGAGCTCCTTATAGGTCTTCAGGACCACACAGCCGTACACCTTCTGCTGGAAGACGTTCTGAGGTGGAGGTAGTGTTGTCGGCCCTCCTGCTGGCTCTGGTAAAGGCAGGTTTGGGAAGAGGCTCTGATAGAAGCTGCTTATGAGAGCAACCAGGCTCCTGCTGTGAGCGCTGACACGGCTGAGCTCCCTCAGCAGTGGGCTCGTGGGTGACTGTAAGTCTGTCTGCTGCTCGTACACCCGTTTGAAGTGTGGGAAGAAGTCTTGGAGATGCGTGTAGATGCTCACTATCCTCTCTGAGGGCTCCATGCCGGAGATGTTGGGGTCAGGGACGTTGTTAACCGACACCTTGCAGAAGAGCTCTGACATTTCTCCTTGAGACGCtttctgcaacaacaacaaaaaggatAATCAAGCCACAGATCTTAAAGAAGAACATGAATATCTGTCAAATCGTGTTTTTAGACACAACAAAATAAGA
It encodes the following:
- the m17 gene encoding IL-6 subfamily cytokine M17 encodes the protein MTMGVQFACDTEWRMNGHVKSMQFMEPATTLLSLLLVMAFDSTRTVAASRNQQCGNSLQQTFKLTRLIQKESVNLIKTYKASQGEMSELFCKVSVNNVPDPNISGMEPSERIVSIYTHLQDFFPHFKRVYEQQTDLQSPTSPLLRELSRVSAHSRSLVALISSFYQSLFPNLPLPEPAGGPTTLPPPQNVFQQKVYGCVVLKTYKELLSNVSRELRTLKSKVCRRRIQINTLF